Proteins encoded together in one Catellatospora citrea window:
- a CDS encoding toll/interleukin-1 receptor domain-containing protein, translating to MSGPVFISFSREHDVSYVRRLAADLIASGLSIVYDTQPMTDGWWTTYTRSQLAGCAAVVVVMTPAAQHDGWVAREIDHARRLGRPVLPLLLDGAAWPAAVDYQDVTGGAMPGPEFVRRLQFVLGVVVADAVTPGGGFAVPVRGGALASAVGIEVGGGVFLPLIERGTAVPCARTELFTTADDGQRVVKVRVHHGDGPTVAGNRALGVYDLLLDPAPAGVPQLRVTFQVDETGVFRLTAVDAAGREVSVRTVPG from the coding sequence ATGAGTGGGCCGGTGTTCATCAGTTTCAGCCGTGAACATGACGTGTCCTACGTCCGTCGCCTGGCCGCCGACCTCATCGCTTCCGGACTGTCCATCGTGTACGACACGCAGCCGATGACCGACGGCTGGTGGACCACCTATACCCGGTCGCAGCTCGCGGGCTGTGCGGCGGTCGTCGTGGTGATGACTCCCGCCGCACAGCACGATGGCTGGGTGGCCCGCGAGATCGACCACGCCAGGCGGCTCGGCCGTCCGGTCCTGCCATTGCTGCTGGACGGGGCGGCCTGGCCGGCGGCTGTCGATTACCAGGACGTGACCGGCGGCGCCATGCCCGGCCCGGAGTTCGTGCGGCGACTGCAGTTCGTGCTCGGGGTCGTCGTGGCCGACGCGGTGACCCCGGGCGGCGGGTTCGCCGTCCCGGTCCGCGGTGGCGCGCTGGCGAGCGCGGTCGGCATCGAGGTCGGCGGCGGGGTGTTCCTGCCGCTGATCGAGCGTGGCACGGCGGTGCCCTGTGCGCGGACCGAGCTGTTCACCACTGCGGACGACGGTCAGCGGGTCGTCAAGGTCCGGGTCCATCACGGCGACGGCCCGACCGTCGCCGGGAACCGGGCGCTTGGCGTGTACGACCTGCTGCTGGACCCCGCTCCGGCCGGGGTCCCGCAGCTGCGGGTGACGTTCCAAGTGGACGAGACGGGTGTGTTCCGCCTCACCGCGGTGGACGCCGCCGGCCGTGAGGTGAGTGTCCGCACCGTTCCCGGCTGA
- a CDS encoding SIR2 family protein: MDDLLAPRRPVFDARISLATAVHAQPGVYALLLGSGTSTAAGVPTGWGVVTALVAKVAAAAGEAMPTDADIEKWWTEHGDGAPLGYSALLESLASTPAARRALLASFFEPTPEERLQGIKVPGAAHRAIAALVARGAVRVIITTNFDRLIEQALEAEGIFPQVIASPAAIEGMEPLPHARCTVIKLHGDYARTDQLNTVEELSVYSAPWQRLLERVLDEYGLIVNGWSGDWDHGLVAALEGTRSRRYPLFWASRGELGQIAKRLVAQHRAHVITGAAAEQFFPDLVNRLEALDDLADPPLTKAMAVARLKRLLPDPVKHIEVADLFDTEIRRLRDYLRAMPPAPPAPDPATLQRAHDDVRARCDTLMRLLAHGVYLDRDRQHTALWVRVIEQLMRARRRPEGEPDPRWANLQHYPALLALKTASLAAVACYHDDVLLRLLRRPTWRIRAGNGHRPVAAMDALHDCRVLDFDTVNAFPRWQGVTWQYPQSRLLREDTLSVLLPLVGDEDSFLQLYHRTEYRTALAQSLFGVGDGLGPAPGGFAVDSQWAADGTLYWEADFRENADRDIWERTPLGRRDGEAYGRRLAVLAEQLRTAGHRPPAD, encoded by the coding sequence ATGGACGACCTCCTCGCCCCCCGCCGACCCGTCTTCGACGCCCGCATCAGCCTGGCCACCGCCGTGCACGCGCAGCCCGGCGTGTACGCCCTGCTGCTCGGCTCCGGCACCTCCACGGCGGCCGGCGTGCCCACCGGTTGGGGTGTCGTGACGGCGCTGGTCGCGAAGGTCGCCGCAGCCGCCGGCGAGGCCATGCCCACCGACGCCGACATCGAGAAGTGGTGGACCGAACACGGCGACGGCGCGCCACTGGGCTACTCCGCGCTGCTGGAATCGCTGGCCAGCACCCCTGCGGCGCGGCGGGCGCTGCTGGCGTCGTTCTTCGAGCCGACCCCCGAGGAGCGCTTGCAGGGCATCAAGGTCCCCGGCGCCGCCCACCGCGCCATCGCGGCTCTGGTCGCCCGCGGTGCGGTGCGCGTCATCATCACCACGAACTTCGACCGGCTCATCGAGCAGGCGCTCGAAGCCGAGGGCATCTTCCCGCAGGTCATCGCCAGCCCGGCCGCGATCGAGGGCATGGAGCCGCTGCCCCACGCCCGCTGCACCGTCATCAAGCTGCACGGCGACTACGCCCGCACCGACCAGCTCAACACCGTCGAGGAGCTGAGCGTCTACTCCGCGCCGTGGCAGCGGCTGCTCGAACGCGTGCTCGACGAGTACGGCCTGATCGTCAACGGCTGGTCCGGCGACTGGGACCACGGCCTGGTCGCCGCGCTCGAAGGCACCCGGTCCCGGCGCTACCCCCTGTTCTGGGCCTCCCGCGGCGAGCTGGGCCAGATCGCCAAGCGCCTGGTCGCGCAGCACCGAGCCCACGTCATCACCGGGGCCGCCGCCGAGCAGTTCTTCCCCGACCTCGTCAACCGCCTGGAAGCCCTCGACGACCTCGCCGACCCGCCGCTGACCAAGGCCATGGCGGTGGCCCGGCTCAAGCGGCTGCTGCCCGACCCGGTCAAGCACATCGAGGTCGCCGACCTGTTCGACACCGAGATCCGGCGGCTGCGCGACTACCTGCGGGCCATGCCCCCGGCACCCCCTGCGCCGGACCCCGCGACCCTGCAGCGGGCCCACGACGACGTGCGCGCCCGCTGCGACACGCTGATGCGGCTGCTCGCCCACGGCGTCTACCTCGACCGCGACCGGCAGCACACCGCCCTGTGGGTACGCGTCATCGAGCAGCTCATGCGCGCCCGCCGCCGCCCCGAGGGCGAACCCGACCCGCGCTGGGCGAACCTGCAGCACTACCCGGCGCTGCTCGCGCTGAAGACGGCGAGCCTGGCCGCGGTCGCGTGCTACCACGACGACGTGCTGCTGCGGCTGCTGCGCCGCCCCACCTGGCGGATCCGGGCCGGCAACGGCCACCGGCCGGTCGCCGCGATGGACGCGCTGCACGACTGCCGGGTGCTCGACTTCGACACCGTCAACGCTTTCCCTCGCTGGCAGGGTGTCACCTGGCAGTATCCGCAGAGCCGGCTGCTGCGCGAGGACACCCTGTCCGTGCTGCTGCCGCTGGTCGGCGACGAGGACTCGTTCCTGCAGCTCTACCACCGCACCGAGTACCGGACCGCGCTGGCGCAGTCGCTGTTCGGGGTCGGCGACGGGCTGGGACCCGCACCGGGCGGGTTCGCCGTGGACTCCCAGTGGGCCGCCGACGGCACCCTGTACTGGGAGGCCGACTTCCGGGAGAACGCCGACCGCGACATCTGGGAGCGCACGCCGCTCGGGCGCAGGGACGGCGAGGCGTACGGCCGCCGGCTCGCCGTCCTGGCCGAGCAGTTGCGTACCGCCGGTCACCGGCCACCCGCCGACTGA
- a CDS encoding sugar ABC transporter substrate-binding protein, translating to MSMDAMIAAAAPDGVWGDVPSWVAAVATVFALVFAAVAAQAALRTYRIESERDRVDAESRRAQDDYLRRTQAALVSAWWGESPDQPGVWGAHLRNASGAPVYQVYCTVVDADDDAEERRIHHPVVPPGTVAQFSGLVRPAEVPVLEPVRRVKVSFTDSTGIRWLRDQYGRLIELQPTLRVKADRARTAVLTQFEAKFRATYGVTVAFEVDPEGHPQDAFMADVRGSAVADALVCPHDWIGVLARDRVIDPVVLSAEQRSAFAPWTLDSLVHEGRLYGVPTTMDTTALLRNTELAPHAPATFEELVAMGEELLRQGQVSEVFATRIGDRGDPFQTWPVFTSAGGWLFGRDPDGSWNPGEVGLDSPGSIAAFECFRMLGEQGMLRRGVDRLAARRAFSEGRTAFLLTSSDGLQEAQAAKIRVSVSAMPPFAQGLPARTFSLVHGLTIAREGANSAIAHDLFADFLTHGHVMTALSQAVHCPVALLANSGESEAVQQYRRLCEVADPMPTFAFMRRVWDVLGEAQADAVAGARGEIVGRRAAAAVRDAVRNG from the coding sequence ATGAGCATGGATGCGATGATCGCCGCTGCTGCACCCGACGGTGTCTGGGGCGATGTGCCGAGCTGGGTCGCCGCGGTCGCGACCGTGTTCGCCCTGGTGTTCGCGGCGGTGGCCGCACAGGCCGCGCTGCGCACGTACCGCATCGAGTCCGAGCGTGATCGCGTCGACGCGGAATCCCGGCGCGCACAGGACGACTACCTGCGCCGCACCCAGGCGGCCCTGGTCTCCGCGTGGTGGGGCGAGTCGCCCGACCAGCCGGGTGTCTGGGGAGCCCATCTGCGCAACGCCTCCGGTGCTCCGGTCTATCAGGTCTACTGCACGGTGGTCGATGCCGACGACGACGCCGAAGAACGGCGTATCCACCATCCGGTCGTCCCACCCGGCACCGTCGCCCAATTCTCGGGCCTGGTCAGGCCCGCCGAGGTCCCGGTCCTCGAACCGGTCCGCCGGGTCAAGGTCAGCTTCACCGACTCCACGGGCATCCGCTGGTTGCGCGACCAGTACGGACGGCTGATCGAACTGCAACCCACGCTGCGGGTGAAGGCCGACCGGGCACGTACGGCGGTGCTGACCCAGTTCGAGGCCAAGTTTCGCGCCACCTACGGGGTGACGGTGGCGTTCGAGGTGGATCCGGAAGGCCACCCGCAGGACGCGTTCATGGCCGACGTGCGCGGGTCCGCCGTCGCCGATGCGTTGGTCTGCCCGCACGACTGGATCGGCGTGCTGGCCCGGGACCGGGTGATCGACCCCGTCGTGCTGTCGGCCGAGCAGCGCTCGGCATTCGCGCCCTGGACGCTGGACAGCCTGGTCCACGAGGGACGGCTGTACGGCGTCCCCACGACGATGGACACCACGGCGCTGCTGCGCAACACCGAGCTCGCCCCGCACGCTCCGGCCACTTTCGAGGAGCTCGTCGCGATGGGGGAGGAACTGCTCCGGCAGGGACAGGTCAGCGAGGTGTTCGCCACCCGCATCGGCGACCGTGGTGACCCGTTCCAGACCTGGCCGGTCTTCACCAGCGCGGGCGGATGGCTGTTCGGCCGTGATCCGGACGGCTCATGGAATCCCGGCGAGGTCGGGTTGGACAGCCCTGGATCCATCGCGGCCTTCGAGTGTTTCAGGATGCTCGGCGAGCAGGGCATGCTGCGCCGCGGAGTGGACAGGCTGGCCGCCAGGCGGGCCTTCAGCGAGGGCCGCACCGCGTTCCTGCTCACCTCCTCGGACGGACTGCAGGAGGCGCAGGCGGCGAAGATCCGGGTGTCGGTGAGCGCCATGCCGCCGTTCGCACAAGGCCTGCCCGCTCGTACGTTCAGCCTCGTGCACGGTCTGACGATCGCCCGCGAGGGCGCGAACAGCGCCATCGCCCACGACCTGTTCGCCGACTTCCTGACCCACGGCCATGTCATGACCGCCTTGTCGCAGGCTGTGCACTGCCCTGTGGCGCTGCTCGCCAACAGTGGCGAGAGCGAGGCGGTGCAGCAGTACCGTCGACTGTGTGAAGTGGCGGATCCCATGCCGACCTTCGCTTTCATGCGCCGGGTGTGGGACGTCCTCGGCGAGGCGCAGGCAGATGCCGTCGCGGGTGCGCGCGGCGAGATCGTCGGACGCCGGGCCGCGGCGGCCGTGCGCGACGCGGTCCGTAACGGCTGA